The genomic interval CCCTTGCAAACATTTCGCAGTAAGCCATCAGATGATGGCCGAGGCTAACAGGTTGAGCATGCTGGAGGTGGGTATAGCCCGGTAGCACGTCTTCCACGTGCTTTTCCGCAAGGTCGGTGAGAATCCTTATGACTTCCAGGATGTGTTCTCTTATGGAAAGTATGACATCCCGGAGATAAAGCCTCAGATCAAGGCATACCTGATCGTTTCGGCTTCTCGCCGTGTGGAGCTTTCCACCCACGTCACCTATTTTCTGGATCAGCCTGTGTTCAATTGCCATGTGAATGTCTTCAAAGGCAGGATCGAAGACAAACTCACCCCGTTCGATTTCTCTCTGGATTTCTCCGAGAGCCCCGACTATCTCAGAAGCCTCTTCGTGGGATATGATCCCGCATTCGGCAAGCATCTTACAATGGGCTATACTTCCCAGGATGTCGTACTTGTAAAGAACTCTATCAAAGCTCAAGGACTCGGTATACTTTTCCACTTCTCTGTGTGCGGATTTTTCAAAGCGACCCTGCCAAGGCTTGATTACCATCATTCCGGAAGCCCTTTCTGTTTCTTCAAAAGCGACGCTATCCTGAGCCTTAGCCCCTGAAGCCTTATAAATCCCGTTGCATCCTTCTGATCGTACACGTCGTCTTCTTCAAAAGTGGCAAAGCTGGGCTGGTAGAGTGAACGATCGGATTTGCGGCCGAGAACATAAACATTGCCCTTATAGAGCTTTAGCCGCACAGTTCCCCATACCGTCTCTTGAGCCATGTCCATAAGACTTTGAAGCACTCTTCTTTCCGGTGCAAACCAGAAGCCGTAATAGATAAGTCTTGAATATTCCGGTATCAGCGAATCCCTTATGTGGAGCACTTCTCTGTCCATGGTTATGGATTCTATCGCCCTGTGGGCTACGCGAAGAATGGTACCTCCGGGAGTCTCGTAAACGCCCCTTGATTTCATCCCAACGAACCGGTTTTCCACTATGTCAACACGCCCAATACCGTGCTTCCCTCCAAGTTCATTCAGCCGGGCGAGCAGATTTGCAGGACTGAGCCGTTCTCCGTTGATTGCCACCGGGTCGCCACGCTCGAACTCTATCTCGATGATCTCCGGCCTGTCGGGCGCACGCTCCGGGCTTACCGTCAGGGTAAACATATCCTCAGGGGGAGCCGCCCAGGGATCCTCAAGGATACCGCCTTCGTAGCTTATGTGGAGAAGGTTCCTGTCGGAGCTGTAAGGCTTTGCTTCCGTAACGGGGACCGGAATACCATGCTTTCTAGCGAAATCCAGAAGCTCCTTCCGGGATCTAAAAGACCACTCTCTCCAGGGGGCAATTATGGTAATGTCCGGGTCAAGGGCCATATAGGTCAGTTCAAACCTGACCTGATCGTTACCTTTGCCCGTAGCACCGTGACTTACGGCGTCTGCCCCTTCGGCATGGGCAATCTCTATCTGGCGTTTTGCTATGAGAGGACGGGCTATGGAGGTTCCAAGCAGATACTGACCTTCATAGATCGCATTTGCCCTGAACATGGGAAAAACGAAGTCCTTAACGAATTCCTCCCTGAGGTCTTCAATGATAACCTTGGATGCTCCGGTTTTGAGCGCCTTTTCTTCGAGCCCGGCCAATTCTTCACCCTGACCGATGTCAGCCGAAAAGGCAATCACTTCACATCCGTAGGTCTCAACGAGCCATTTCAGAATTATCGAGGTGTCCAGCCCACCCGAATAGGCCAGAACCACCTTTTTTACTTCAGCCATGAGCATCTCTCCCGTGTTCTTCCTTTAAGAGCCGATTAAAAGCCACTCAAGCAACGCCATCTGGGCAAACATTCGGTTTTCCGCCTGATCGAAGATAACACTGCCGTATCGTTCCATGACCTCGTCGGTTATTTCTTCGCCTCTGTGAGCCGGCAGGCAGTGCATAACGATTGCCTCAGGATGGGCGTGTTTCAGCAGACCTTCATTAACCTGATAGGGTCTGAAAACCTCCCTTCTTGCCTCTGCTTCGTCTTCCTGCCCCATGCTGGCCCATACGTCCGTATTTACGACCTGAGCACCTTCAACGGCTTTAACGGGATCGTTAAGCAGTTCAATGCGCCCCTTACCTTCCCGAAGAGCCCGTTCCACGATGGATTTATCGGGTTCGTACCCTTTGGGAGTGGCAACCCGAAGGGTTAAACCAAGGCGGGCTGAGGCCACAATCCAGGAGTGAGCCACGTTGTTTCCATCACCAACCCAGGCAATGGGGAAATCAAAGGAACCTTTTTTCTCCCAGACCGTCATTATATCGCTCAGGACCTGACATGGATGGTAGAGGTCCGTAAGGCCGTTTATAACCGGTATCGTCGAATACCGGGCCAGTTCCTCTACTTCATGGTGGCCGTAGGTTCTCACGACCAGTGCATCAATGTATCGCGAAAGGACTCTTGCCGTGTCCGAAAGTGGCTCCTTTCGTGCAAGCTGAGTTTCTCTGGAAGTCATGAATATGCACTGTCCGCCCAGACGATACATTCCGGCTTCGAAGGATACGCGGGTTCTCGTCGAAGGCTTTAAAAAAAGAAGCCCCAATACTTTGCCCCTTAAAGTCTGGATTGGAGAACCTTCTCTGCAGGCTTTCTTCAGCACCTGAGCCCGTTCAATAAGTGCCCATATCTCTTCTTCAGTCACATCCCAGAGTGTAAGAAAATGCCTTTTCATGCCTGCTCCTTAAAAACCCCGTCCAGTATTTCGACAAGCCAATCTATTTCTTCCCGTTCCACAATCAGAGGCGGGGTGAAACGCAGGATTTTTTCCTGAACACAATTTATTAACGCCCCCTTTTCGAGACAGGACTTTACGATCGGAGCCCCCGGAATATCGAGCTCCATTGCTACCATAAGCCCCCGCCCTCTAACATCTTTTACAAACGTGTATTTTTGTTCAAGTTTCTTCAACTTGTCCAGAAAATACCTTCCCATGGTCTTAACACGATCAAGGAAGGTCCGCTGGGCTATGGTTCGGACCGTTTCAAGGGCTGCAGCGGCTACCAGAGGAGTCCCGCCGAAGGTTGATGCGTGAGAGCCGGGGCCAAAAGAGGAAGCCACGTCTTCGCGGGCCAGCATTGCTCCCATGGGAAGACCGTTTGCAAGGGCCTTGGCAAGGGTCATGATGTCGGGTTCTACCTCCTCCTGCTCGTAGGCAAAGAGAGATCCGGTTCGACCCATTCCAACCTGAACTTCGTCGAAAATGAGCAGGAGTTTCTTTTCGTTGCATAACTCCCTTAGCCCTTTCAGGTAACCGGGAGAGGG from Thermodesulforhabdus norvegica carries:
- the argF gene encoding ornithine carbamoyltransferase, producing the protein MKRHFLTLWDVTEEEIWALIERAQVLKKACREGSPIQTLRGKVLGLLFLKPSTRTRVSFEAGMYRLGGQCIFMTSRETQLARKEPLSDTARVLSRYIDALVVRTYGHHEVEELARYSTIPVINGLTDLYHPCQVLSDIMTVWEKKGSFDFPIAWVGDGNNVAHSWIVASARLGLTLRVATPKGYEPDKSIVERALREGKGRIELLNDPVKAVEGAQVVNTDVWASMGQEDEAEARREVFRPYQVNEGLLKHAHPEAIVMHCLPAHRGEEITDEVMERYGSVIFDQAENRMFAQMALLEWLLIGS
- a CDS encoding aspartate aminotransferase family protein codes for the protein MRSPIQQLADSVICNTYVREEVTFVRGSGCRLWDEKGNEYRDFVAGIAVCNLGHCPENVAKAICDQARKLVHVSNLYYTEPQVELAAELVKRSFADRVFFCNSGAEANEAAIKLARKYSRDRFGPGRFHVITMKNSFHGRTLATLSATGQEKVHKGFEPLVDGFVYVDFDSIEAVEAAVTDKTCAVMVEPIQGEGGVRIPSPGYLKGLRELCNEKKLLLIFDEVQVGMGRTGSLFAYEQEEVEPDIMTLAKALANGLPMGAMLAREDVASSFGPGSHASTFGGTPLVAAAALETVRTIAQRTFLDRVKTMGRYFLDKLKKLEQKYTFVKDVRGRGLMVAMELDIPGAPIVKSCLEKGALINCVQEKILRFTPPLIVEREEIDWLVEILDGVFKEQA
- a CDS encoding argininosuccinate synthase, translated to MAEVKKVVLAYSGGLDTSIILKWLVETYGCEVIAFSADIGQGEELAGLEEKALKTGASKVIIEDLREEFVKDFVFPMFRANAIYEGQYLLGTSIARPLIAKRQIEIAHAEGADAVSHGATGKGNDQVRFELTYMALDPDITIIAPWREWSFRSRKELLDFARKHGIPVPVTEAKPYSSDRNLLHISYEGGILEDPWAAPPEDMFTLTVSPERAPDRPEIIEIEFERGDPVAINGERLSPANLLARLNELGGKHGIGRVDIVENRFVGMKSRGVYETPGGTILRVAHRAIESITMDREVLHIRDSLIPEYSRLIYYGFWFAPERRVLQSLMDMAQETVWGTVRLKLYKGNVYVLGRKSDRSLYQPSFATFEEDDVYDQKDATGFIRLQGLRLRIASLLKKQKGLPE